From a region of the Aeoliella mucimassa genome:
- a CDS encoding helix-turn-helix domain-containing protein, whose product MLNPPQIAEMLGVGVAKVHGWIESGELTAINVATTSGGRPRWAIEPDEFERFKRSRSSTSTPKPAKRYRQPAGVIEFYK is encoded by the coding sequence ATGCTCAATCCGCCCCAGATCGCCGAAATGCTTGGCGTTGGAGTCGCAAAGGTACATGGCTGGATTGAATCCGGTGAACTAACTGCCATTAACGTTGCGACGACATCGGGTGGCCGCCCACGCTGGGCTATAGAGCCCGACGAGTTTGAAAGATTCAAGAGGTCGCGATCTTCAACGTCAACTCCCAAGCCAGCAAAGCGGTACCGACAACCCGCCGGCGTAATTGAGTTCTATAAGTAA
- a CDS encoding DnaB-like helicase C-terminal domain-containing protein, producing the protein MNYANDSADPWRVTSDTSSFAPPPEASPPEIAAKGMQDWRPDELRDTSDKRPGHAVKPWDGWADWQRSLQEQDRQSFFRVAASGNQLNRFRIAKGRMTVLGGQQGTGKTLLTMQLLFNIVMEYPEISVLVANCEMDPGELLDRNVARLAEVPYAVVRDRRYRGGQRQRVLDAAGEIMPLKERVSFMQPPFSMERLKALAERIEADIVCIDYLQRFRVSGVTDFRMQVSDVMSEARELAMRGPAVVLLSALSRQGEFRESSEVEFACDYAYKLVPQNEDGTEIKCECHKARNAAKENIDLTCNHSMQEFLAPAEDQFDEPEPHTEFAAWDGGSEF; encoded by the coding sequence GTGAATTACGCAAACGACAGCGCCGACCCGTGGCGAGTGACTTCAGACACTAGTAGTTTCGCACCACCACCCGAGGCATCACCACCCGAGATTGCAGCCAAGGGCATGCAAGATTGGCGACCTGACGAGCTGCGCGACACAAGCGATAAACGTCCAGGGCATGCGGTGAAGCCTTGGGACGGGTGGGCGGACTGGCAGCGCAGTCTACAAGAGCAGGATAGGCAATCGTTCTTCCGCGTTGCTGCTTCGGGCAATCAGCTAAACAGATTCCGAATTGCAAAGGGGAGGATGACCGTGCTGGGTGGGCAGCAAGGCACCGGAAAAACATTGCTCACGATGCAACTGCTTTTCAATATCGTGATGGAGTATCCAGAAATTAGCGTTCTTGTCGCTAACTGCGAAATGGATCCGGGCGAATTGCTAGACCGCAACGTAGCGCGACTTGCCGAGGTGCCATATGCCGTTGTTCGCGATCGTCGCTATCGTGGTGGCCAACGTCAGCGGGTGCTTGATGCTGCTGGTGAAATCATGCCTCTAAAAGAACGTGTTTCGTTCATGCAACCGCCTTTCAGCATGGAGAGATTGAAAGCACTGGCTGAGAGAATCGAGGCTGACATTGTTTGCATCGATTACTTGCAAAGATTCCGGGTTTCTGGAGTTACCGACTTCCGCATGCAAGTGAGCGATGTAATGAGTGAAGCGAGGGAATTGGCGATGCGCGGCCCTGCAGTTGTCTTATTGTCTGCACTTTCACGGCAAGGCGAGTTTCGCGAGTCGAGCGAAGTAGAGTTTGCGTGCGATTACGCATACAAGCTTGTACCTCAAAATGAAGATGGCACAGAGATCAAGTGCGAGTGTCACAAGGCGCGCAACGCCGCAAAGGAAAATATCGACCTGACTTGCAACCACTCCATGCAAGAGTTCTTGGCACCAGCAGAGGACCAATTCGACGAACCCGAACCGCACACCGAGTTTGCTGCATGGGATGGGGGGTCGGAGTTTTGA
- a CDS encoding helix-turn-helix domain-containing protein — MIDEHGMKLGIPAAYVWLAMDRFVDHKDGLVRISYSKLSELTGQSERSVIRHVKKLIDSGYATLVSRGNSSKRSNVYQMTIPRVAKLNRSTSDTGDRGTSDTGGINL; from the coding sequence ATGATCGACGAACACGGTATGAAACTCGGCATTCCAGCCGCCTACGTTTGGTTGGCGATGGACCGTTTCGTCGACCACAAGGATGGGTTAGTGCGGATCAGCTATAGCAAGCTATCGGAGCTGACAGGCCAATCCGAGCGAAGTGTTATTCGTCATGTGAAGAAGCTGATCGACTCAGGCTACGCAACATTGGTTTCGCGCGGCAATAGCAGTAAGCGATCAAATGTGTACCAGATGACCATCCCAAGGGTAGCCAAATTGAACCGTTCAACCTCTGACACTGGTGACAGAGGAACCTCTGACACTGGTGGCATAAACCTCTGA